One genomic segment of Candidatus Woesearchaeota archaeon includes these proteins:
- a CDS encoding 50S ribosomal protein L35ae, with amino-acid sequence MEGTIVNFRGGRHTQYSNQMVIAVKDISQKEKAAELIGKKVTWLNSKGNAITGKVSNAHGNKGAVRAVFEKGMPGQSLGTKVTIE; translated from the coding sequence ATGGAAGGAACAATAGTTAATTTTCGCGGAGGAAGGCACACCCAGTACAGCAACCAGATGGTTATTGCAGTCAAAGACATCTCTCAAAAAGAGAAAGCCGCTGAGTTGATAGGAAAAAAAGTCACCTGGTTAAATTCTAAGGGAAATGCGATAACCGGAAAAGTATCAAATGCCCATGGCAATAAAGGCGCGGTAAGGGCAGTCTTCGAAAAAGGCATGCCCGGCCAAAGCCTTGGCACAAAAGTCACGATTGAGTAG
- a CDS encoding 4-demethylwyosine synthase TYW1 has translation MDKKLESRLKKQHYYLAGNHSAVKICTWTKKSLKDEGACYKEKFYGIKSHRCCQMTPSFMCDLECIFCWRNMEAHTGIKMEGRIDEPHEIIDKCVEGQRKLLNGFPGNEKINIKKFREAQNPNQWAISLTGEPTIYPKLNELIKLLKKRRDSVFVVSNGMFPERLKNIEPPTNLYLSLDAPNKELFEKIDKPTQKNAWQKLNKSLEILKELKKKTTTVIRITLIKGMNDTDIKGYAPLIKKAEPNFVEVKSFMFVGSARLRLSMANMCRHEYVKEFAKKLSNISGYEIKDESVESRVCLLKRAKGEILRRLYE, from the coding sequence ATGGACAAAAAACTTGAGTCGAGGTTAAAGAAACAGCATTACTATCTGGCAGGCAACCATTCAGCTGTAAAGATATGCACATGGACCAAGAAATCACTTAAGGATGAGGGGGCCTGCTATAAAGAGAAGTTTTATGGAATAAAATCTCATAGATGCTGCCAGATGACCCCTTCGTTTATGTGCGATTTAGAATGCATCTTCTGCTGGCGCAACATGGAGGCGCACACAGGGATTAAGATGGAGGGCAGGATTGATGAGCCCCATGAAATAATAGATAAGTGTGTGGAAGGGCAAAGGAAGCTTCTTAACGGATTTCCCGGAAATGAGAAAATCAATATTAAGAAGTTCAGGGAAGCGCAGAACCCCAACCAATGGGCTATTAGCCTGACCGGGGAGCCGACGATTTATCCTAAGCTAAATGAACTGATAAAATTGCTGAAAAAAAGGAGAGATTCTGTCTTTGTTGTCAGCAACGGCATGTTTCCTGAGAGGCTTAAGAATATCGAGCCCCCAACAAATCTTTATCTCTCATTGGATGCCCCAAACAAAGAGCTCTTTGAAAAAATTGATAAGCCCACTCAAAAAAATGCATGGCAGAAACTAAACAAAAGCTTAGAAATATTAAAGGAATTGAAGAAAAAGACAACAACTGTAATAAGGATCACTCTCATAAAAGGCATGAACGATACTGACATCAAAGGCTATGCCCCTCTAATAAAAAAAGCAGAGCCGAATTTTGTTGAAGTTAAATCATTTATGTTTGTAGGTTCTGCCAGGCTAAGGCTAAGTATGGCAAATATGTGCAGGCATGAATATGTCAAGGAATTTGCTAAGAAGCTATCTAATATTTCAGGGTATGAAATAAAGGACGAAAGTGTAGAAAGCAGGGTTTGTTTGCTGAAGAGGGCTAAGGGGGAGATCCTAAGACGGCTTTATGAATAA
- a CDS encoding PKD domain-containing protein produces the protein MKLPSLALAMLLLLSVFVSAEKTIDISLSSRQVSESIIEFSVGESSFSWQHHGSNLCTKWTVYSEETGSKNKLCYGAGKCCALVNLDSYSASWGEKLNLYRGKLGATENNIVSAQVIYADYSILENPYSEIIYSSVAAEAAQFNSGIKAVSAIGQNSTISLTVYHGHSGSLRIESLAPENDKHYSKESDINIDYFVYHDSDTEVSCKLLLNGQAALQILNSSSSESKSMPNHLQEGEYSYKLACEDSSGAKAESSKKTLTEDFTPPRIILHTEDKFLTFMDYISLNFTAQENFAEEFSCRLLLDGNEKQNINVKSGELQAITLSDLENGTYEWYIRCTDSVGNTNTSAARKFLINTQQNFSLSLNKEEFGLGQKGYYIITAPYGSETTLVITNPNEDSAIAYFKDKQYPIIGEINQTKIPGKYAIEAILTYENGIKRIKKEYSVENTFKASVIASESKVPSGKDIKFEAEVSSGIGSRTYTWDFGDGKSSTGKNTNHKYDKVGTYEVILEVEDSLGNIASDTVKIYVKDSHSLEIIVKSSNEEPVKGATVFIEGEKYTTDSGGKVSQSLLEGIKRIVIIKDDYNSLNDEISLMQDISKTYYLNKTIQLNISTPKSRGNNTIPEGPEEVESHEEVKNPESSDNVDLLVEQITDALYRLDNMDRLNLEAAQTIEMEKKLQKAKKILISSGSAFHGLKYIKDEEERKQRRQELEAALEDIKTNTIVDIKVEATEEYNFYPEEKDIGEILERYFTINKNTDIGQAVKANTALQKSLLLIRTVKSINTVLLTGEEQKITLIREEFQLQDDNSRQLILSYLPKDIAKNTDEIEFITKTQIIEPDPIFTSDPLETKKVIYYIKKDIDIEKTKEIISLVVDPLAMPEKSKGFGITGFAIFSSLSGIENPALVIQIGLIILLLIIYVFYEFEILVKIRKYDILEKISPISHIKKILNRDLHQITQLMKKAEKEISEEKLAAAEDTYHELIKIYNDSLNSGLRKKVIDRISAVYNELLSHRILKNVKNIEKLASENKKEQAKQAYQDMQKLYSQLPQSWKSKISSDCKKAFDLLSK, from the coding sequence ATGAAGCTTCCTTCCCTTGCCCTGGCAATGCTGCTCCTGCTGTCTGTCTTTGTATCAGCAGAAAAAACCATTGACATCTCACTAAGCAGCAGGCAGGTGTCAGAAAGCATCATAGAGTTTTCAGTAGGGGAAAGCAGCTTCAGCTGGCAGCACCATGGCTCAAACCTATGCACTAAATGGACTGTATATTCGGAGGAGACAGGCTCAAAAAACAAGCTTTGCTATGGCGCAGGTAAGTGCTGTGCATTAGTAAACTTAGATTCTTATTCAGCATCCTGGGGAGAAAAATTAAACCTTTACAGGGGAAAACTTGGTGCAACTGAAAACAACATAGTGTCAGCACAGGTGATCTATGCAGATTATTCCATACTGGAAAATCCATATTCAGAAATAATATACAGCAGCGTTGCAGCAGAAGCAGCGCAGTTCAACTCAGGGATAAAAGCTGTTTCTGCTATAGGCCAGAACAGTACTATAAGCCTTACAGTATACCACGGACATTCAGGCTCGCTCAGAATTGAATCCTTAGCCCCTGAAAATGATAAGCATTACAGCAAAGAATCAGATATAAATATAGATTATTTTGTATATCATGACTCTGATACTGAAGTCAGCTGCAAATTATTGCTTAACGGGCAGGCAGCCCTCCAGATCTTGAATTCCTCTTCTTCCGAATCAAAATCCATGCCCAACCATCTGCAGGAGGGGGAGTATAGCTATAAGCTGGCATGCGAAGACTCTTCCGGAGCCAAGGCAGAAAGCTCCAAGAAAACCCTGACAGAAGATTTTACGCCCCCCCGGATAATCCTCCACACAGAGGATAAGTTCCTGACATTCATGGATTACATAAGCCTTAACTTCACAGCGCAGGAAAATTTTGCAGAAGAATTCAGCTGCAGGCTTTTGCTTGATGGAAATGAAAAGCAGAACATCAACGTAAAAAGCGGTGAGCTGCAGGCGATAACACTTTCTGACCTGGAAAACGGGACTTATGAATGGTATATCAGGTGTACAGACAGTGTAGGAAACACAAACACATCAGCAGCCAGGAAATTCCTAATTAACACGCAGCAAAATTTCAGCCTGAGCTTAAATAAGGAAGAGTTTGGCTTAGGCCAAAAGGGATATTATATAATAACAGCTCCCTACGGCTCAGAAACAACATTAGTTATCACAAACCCCAATGAGGATTCAGCAATCGCTTATTTTAAGGATAAGCAATATCCTATCATAGGGGAGATAAATCAGACAAAGATACCCGGAAAGTATGCTATAGAGGCTATTTTAACATATGAAAATGGAATCAAGAGGATAAAAAAAGAGTATTCAGTAGAGAATACCTTTAAGGCTTCTGTTATTGCAAGCGAAAGCAAAGTTCCATCCGGAAAAGATATAAAGTTCGAGGCTGAAGTTTCAAGCGGCATCGGCTCAAGGACATATACCTGGGATTTTGGTGACGGCAAAAGCTCAACCGGAAAAAACACTAACCATAAATATGATAAAGTAGGCACATATGAGGTCATTTTGGAGGTGGAAGATTCTTTGGGAAATATAGCATCAGATACAGTAAAAATCTATGTAAAAGACAGCCACAGCCTCGAGATAATAGTTAAGAGCAGCAACGAAGAGCCTGTAAAAGGCGCAACAGTATTTATCGAGGGCGAGAAGTATACAACAGACTCGGGCGGAAAAGTCTCCCAGTCCCTGCTTGAAGGCATAAAGAGAATTGTCATAATAAAAGATGATTACAATTCCCTCAACGATGAGATATCATTAATGCAGGACATTTCCAAAACATACTACCTAAACAAAACAATACAATTAAACATCTCAACTCCAAAAAGCAGGGGGAACAATACAATACCGGAAGGGCCGGAAGAAGTGGAAAGCCATGAAGAGGTAAAAAACCCAGAAAGCAGCGATAATGTTGACCTGCTGGTAGAGCAAATCACTGATGCATTATACAGGCTGGATAACATGGACAGGCTCAATTTAGAGGCTGCCCAAACTATTGAAATGGAAAAAAAGCTGCAGAAAGCAAAAAAAATATTGATAAGTTCAGGAAGTGCTTTTCACGGATTAAAATATATAAAGGACGAAGAGGAAAGAAAGCAGAGGAGGCAGGAATTGGAAGCAGCATTGGAGGACATAAAAACAAATACAATAGTGGATATCAAAGTAGAAGCCACCGAAGAATACAATTTCTATCCCGAAGAAAAAGACATAGGGGAAATATTAGAAAGGTATTTTACCATAAATAAGAACACAGATATAGGCCAGGCAGTTAAAGCCAATACAGCCCTTCAAAAATCCCTTCTTCTGATAAGGACTGTTAAAAGCATAAACACGGTGTTGTTAACAGGAGAAGAGCAGAAAATCACTCTCATCAGGGAAGAGTTCCAGCTTCAGGATGATAACAGCAGGCAGTTGATTCTAAGCTACTTGCCAAAAGATATAGCAAAAAATACAGATGAAATTGAATTCATAACTAAAACCCAGATAATAGAGCCGGATCCTATTTTTACCTCAGACCCATTAGAAACAAAGAAAGTTATATATTACATAAAGAAAGACATTGATATCGAAAAGACAAAAGAGATTATCTCCCTGGTGGTTGATCCCTTAGCAATGCCCGAAAAAAGCAAGGGATTCGGCATTACAGGCTTTGCAATATTCTCCTCGCTTTCAGGGATTGAAAATCCCGCTTTGGTTATACAGATAGGCCTTATTATACTCCTGCTTATAATCTATGTCTTCTATGAATTTGAAATACTGGTGAAGATAAGGAAATATGATATACTGGAAAAAATAAGCCCTATATCGCATATAAAGAAAATATTGAACAGGGACCTGCACCAGATAACCCAGCTGATGAAGAAAGCAGAAAAGGAGATCTCAGAAGAAAAATTAGCCGCAGCAGAAGACACATACCACGAGCTCATAAAGATATATAACGATAGCCTTAATTCTGGCCTAAGGAAAAAAGTAATTGACAGGATAAGCGCTGTCTACAACGAGCTTCTCTCCCACAGGATTCTAAAGAATGTAAAAAATATAGAAAAATTAGCTTCAGAGAATAAAAAAGAGCAGGCAAAACAAGCCTATCAGGATATGCAAAAGCTCTATTCCCAGCTGCCCCAGTCCTGGAAAAGCAAAATAAGCAGCGATTGCAAAAAAGCATTTGACTTGCTCTCTAAATAA
- a CDS encoding ribbon-helix-helix protein, CopG family: MPQEIQILNVRLPSDIVKWLDSLVNKQVYGSRSEAIRDFLRDHLRENE; this comes from the coding sequence ATGCCGCAGGAAATTCAGATTTTAAATGTTAGGCTTCCATCTGATATTGTTAAATGGCTTGATTCTTTGGTGAATAAGCAGGTTTACGGTTCAAGGTCTGAGGCAATAAGGGATTTTCTTCGCGACCATCTGAGGGAAAACGAATGA
- a CDS encoding bifunctional N(6)-L-threonylcarbamoyladenine synthase/serine/threonine protein kinase, which yields MICLGIESTAHTFGAAVVTDKKKVLANVKDSYTTKTGGIIPAKAAEHHVECFDKVIKKGLHEAKLSLQDIDLIAFSQSPGIGHTLRIGSLVAKTLAALAKKPLIGVNHCIAHLEIGNMLTKAKDPVLLYVSGANTQIIAYDGGKYRIFGETLDGGIGNFLDTFARDMGLGFPGGPKVAASAEKGKNYIELPYVVKGMDASFGGILTNIRQKLRSGEYSREDLCYSLQETVFAMMVEASERAMAHTGKDELLLGGGVACNKRLQEMCRIMCRERNGKCYVIENQFLVDNAAMIAWLGIIMNKAGITTPIEKAIINPYERTDDVTVSWRN from the coding sequence ATGATATGCTTAGGTATAGAATCAACTGCACATACTTTCGGAGCAGCAGTTGTAACTGACAAGAAAAAGGTATTAGCCAATGTCAAGGACAGCTACACAACCAAGACAGGAGGCATAATTCCAGCTAAAGCTGCAGAGCATCATGTAGAATGCTTTGACAAAGTTATTAAAAAAGGATTACACGAAGCAAAGCTCAGTTTACAGGATATTGATTTAATAGCTTTCTCCCAGAGTCCCGGAATTGGCCATACCTTAAGGATAGGCAGCTTGGTTGCAAAAACATTAGCTGCTTTAGCCAAAAAGCCGCTAATTGGCGTAAACCACTGCATAGCCCACTTAGAGATAGGCAACATGCTTACTAAAGCTAAAGATCCTGTCTTGCTCTATGTTTCAGGAGCCAACACTCAGATAATAGCCTACGACGGCGGAAAATACAGGATATTCGGCGAGACATTGGACGGCGGCATAGGCAATTTCCTGGATACCTTTGCCCGTGATATGGGGCTCGGTTTTCCGGGCGGGCCGAAAGTTGCTGCTTCAGCTGAAAAAGGCAAAAATTATATCGAACTGCCCTACGTTGTCAAGGGGATGGATGCGTCATTTGGAGGCATTCTTACAAACATACGCCAAAAGCTGAGATCAGGCGAATATTCTAGGGAAGATTTATGCTACTCTTTGCAGGAAACTGTATTTGCTATGATGGTCGAAGCGAGCGAGAGGGCTATGGCTCATACCGGAAAAGATGAATTATTATTAGGGGGGGGAGTGGCATGCAATAAAAGGCTGCAGGAGATGTGCAGGATAATGTGCAGAGAGAGAAATGGGAAATGCTATGTAATTGAAAACCAGTTTCTGGTAGATAATGCAGCCATGATAGCCTGGCTTGGAATAATTATGAATAAGGCAGGCATCACTACTCCAATTGAAAAAGCAATAATTAATCCATACGAGAGAACCGATGATGTAACTGTTTCCTGGAGAAACTGA
- a CDS encoding DNA polymerase II — protein MKAFVIYPTYKIEGNKAKVMLFGRLENGESFVTINDFKPYFWIRKSDKEAALKILDELKTENVEIRDSGFRNFDDEAVCKAVLSIPREVPELKKIFLERNIVCYEADIRFSYRFMIDHHIKGSTEIIGKHRKPAAGDDLYVDRIYENSEFRPAEYFPNLEMLSIDIETDLKGKQIFAISLYSKKIKKVLLLKEEGRYENAENFPDEKSLLENFKSLIHQLDPDVIIGWNLIDFDFSILKDKFRQYKIPFNLGRTGRECSIRLTESFFTDSSANFAGRAVIDGIHLMKVSFLRLPDYKLNTAAKEIMGDEKLITSAERGKEIEELYGKDPQKLVDYNLKDSILVYNILRKSRTLDLSVKRSLLTGMQLDRVNASIASMDSLYLRELKKRKIAAPSAFVNDSDRRIRGGYVMQSKPGIYEGIIVLDFKSLYPSVMRTFNIDPWSFVPEEKYKSMPKKEQEQLIEAPNGAHFKNQEGILPMILERLWKQRELAKKANDKLTNQAIKITMNSMFGVLANPTCRFYSLEMANGITHFGQFLNKLTAKKVEERGYEVIYGDTDSIFVNTKANNVNEAERIGTELQHYINDFYTKYVKQYNRPNFLEIEFEKAFKKFLMPKVRGSNMGAKKRYAGLIEKNGKEEITFTGLEFVRSDWTEVSKKFQMQLLDQIFHDKPVENYIKEFVRDLRNGSMDELLIYRKSIRKKVSSYIKTTPPHIKAARKIGRENPGMIEYVMTVNGPEPVEEAKSRLDYKHYIDKQIRPLADSILSFQDKSFDELTAKHKQTKLGGF, from the coding sequence ATGAAGGCGTTTGTTATCTACCCCACTTACAAAATTGAAGGGAATAAAGCAAAGGTTATGCTTTTTGGCAGGCTGGAAAACGGAGAGAGCTTTGTAACAATCAATGATTTCAAGCCCTATTTCTGGATAAGGAAATCGGATAAGGAGGCTGCGCTTAAGATCCTTGATGAGCTAAAGACAGAAAATGTCGAGATAAGGGATTCTGGCTTCAGGAATTTTGATGATGAAGCGGTATGCAAGGCAGTCCTATCCATACCCAGGGAAGTGCCCGAGCTTAAGAAGATATTTCTTGAGCGCAATATAGTGTGCTATGAAGCGGACATCCGCTTTTCCTACAGGTTTATGATTGACCACCATATAAAAGGCTCAACAGAAATTATCGGAAAGCACAGAAAGCCGGCTGCTGGGGATGACCTATATGTAGACAGGATATATGAAAATTCGGAATTCAGGCCTGCAGAATATTTTCCCAATCTTGAGATGCTGTCCATTGATATAGAGACCGATTTAAAAGGAAAACAGATTTTTGCAATCTCCCTATACTCTAAAAAAATAAAAAAAGTATTGCTCCTCAAAGAAGAAGGCAGATATGAAAATGCTGAAAATTTTCCGGATGAAAAGTCATTATTGGAAAATTTTAAGAGCCTGATACACCAACTGGACCCTGATGTAATAATCGGCTGGAACCTGATTGATTTTGATTTCAGCATTTTAAAAGATAAATTCAGGCAATATAAAATCCCTTTTAATCTGGGAAGGACAGGCAGGGAATGCTCGATAAGGCTGACAGAATCTTTTTTTACAGACTCAAGCGCTAATTTTGCAGGAAGGGCGGTAATTGACGGCATTCATCTCATGAAAGTATCTTTTCTGCGGTTGCCAGATTATAAGCTAAATACCGCAGCTAAAGAGATAATGGGGGATGAGAAGCTAATAACAAGCGCTGAAAGGGGAAAGGAAATTGAAGAGCTTTATGGGAAAGACCCTCAGAAGCTGGTCGATTATAACCTTAAAGATTCCATATTGGTTTACAATATATTAAGGAAGTCCAGGACTTTAGACCTTTCGGTAAAAAGGTCATTGCTGACGGGCATGCAGCTGGACAGGGTAAATGCGAGCATAGCTTCGATGGATTCCCTGTACCTAAGGGAGCTGAAGAAAAGAAAGATAGCAGCGCCTTCTGCATTTGTGAATGATTCAGACCGAAGGATTAGAGGCGGCTATGTGATGCAAAGCAAGCCCGGAATCTATGAAGGAATCATAGTGCTGGACTTCAAGAGCCTTTATCCCAGCGTGATGCGCACCTTTAATATAGACCCGTGGAGCTTTGTGCCCGAGGAGAAATATAAGTCTATGCCAAAGAAAGAACAGGAGCAATTGATAGAAGCCCCCAACGGGGCCCATTTCAAGAACCAGGAAGGCATTTTGCCCATGATCCTGGAAAGGCTATGGAAACAAAGGGAGCTGGCTAAGAAAGCCAACGATAAGCTAACAAACCAGGCAATCAAGATTACAATGAATTCGATGTTTGGTGTCCTGGCCAACCCGACCTGCAGGTTTTATTCCCTGGAAATGGCCAACGGCATAACCCATTTCGGCCAGTTCTTAAATAAATTGACTGCAAAAAAAGTTGAAGAGAGGGGATATGAAGTTATATACGGGGACACGGACAGCATTTTCGTGAATACAAAGGCAAATAACGTAAATGAAGCAGAAAGAATAGGAACAGAGTTGCAACACTATATAAATGATTTTTACACAAAATATGTCAAGCAATACAACAGACCGAATTTCTTGGAAATCGAATTTGAAAAAGCTTTCAAAAAATTCCTTATGCCTAAAGTCAGGGGCTCAAATATGGGCGCCAAAAAAAGATACGCGGGATTAATCGAAAAAAATGGAAAAGAAGAGATTACTTTCACAGGACTGGAATTTGTACGGAGTGACTGGACTGAAGTTTCAAAGAAATTCCAAATGCAGCTCTTAGACCAGATATTTCATGATAAACCAGTAGAAAATTATATTAAAGAGTTTGTGAGGGATTTAAGGAATGGCAGTATGGATGAGCTGCTTATCTACAGGAAATCAATAAGGAAGAAAGTATCATCTTATATCAAGACAACCCCTCCGCATATAAAGGCGGCAAGAAAAATAGGAAGAGAAAATCCCGGCATGATAGAGTATGTGATGACTGTAAACGGGCCGGAGCCTGTCGAAGAAGCAAAATCGAGGCTGGATTATAAGCATTATATAGACAAGCAAATAAGGCCTTTAGCAGACTCTATACTTTCTTTCCAGGACAAGAGCTTTGATGAACTGACTGCAAAACATAAGCAAACTAAGCTTGGAGGATTTTGA
- the lonB gene encoding ATP-dependent protease LonB: MAERLKYKTTADIKVSRKIADQVIGQSAAVNVIKKAAQQRRHVFLIGEPGTGKSMLGLALAELLPKEKLVDILAFFNPNDENSPLIRTVPAGQGRQLVAQSKMQGVASFKNQSIILFILVVIAMITPWWARSYYNSDIMFAAFFLGGMIFLAAFILFINVGRRMKAPQAKAPKIIVDNYKKKQAPFFDATGAHAGALLGDVLHDPFQSGGLGTPANERVVAGMIHKANKGVLFVDEIATLDRVTQQELLSALQERKFSITGQSERSAGAMVRTEPVPCDFVLVAAGNLETVKNMHPALRSRIRGYGYEVFMEETIKDTPENRDKIAVFVAQEVFKDKRIPHFDRGAVHTVIEEARRRANRKGHLTLRLRDLGGLVRAAGDIAIEEKAKLVKKEHVNKAKRLARPLEKQLADKYIEKRKQYQVIVTEGKKIGRVNGMAVIGGADAFSGIILPIEAQVTAGGKKRDVVATGKLGDIAKEAVKNVSAIIMKYFGEDIKETYDIYVQFLQTYEGVEGDSASIAVAVGIISSFRDIPVRQDTAMTGSLSVRGEVLPIGGVSSKVEAAIEAGLKQVIVPKSNLHDIVIDKDELKKIKIIPVGSLGEVLKVALDWKGKQEILDKILKK; this comes from the coding sequence ATGGCAGAGAGACTGAAATACAAAACAACAGCAGACATTAAAGTCAGCAGGAAAATAGCAGACCAGGTTATCGGACAGAGCGCTGCTGTAAATGTCATTAAGAAAGCGGCGCAGCAAAGAAGGCATGTTTTTCTTATAGGCGAGCCAGGCACAGGAAAAAGTATGCTTGGGCTTGCTTTAGCTGAATTGCTGCCTAAAGAGAAGCTTGTTGACATACTTGCGTTTTTCAACCCGAATGATGAAAATTCCCCTTTAATAAGGACTGTGCCGGCGGGACAGGGAAGGCAGCTTGTTGCGCAATCGAAGATGCAAGGCGTGGCATCTTTCAAGAACCAGAGCATAATACTTTTTATTTTAGTCGTAATTGCCATGATTACGCCATGGTGGGCGCGAAGCTATTATAATTCGGATATCATGTTTGCTGCATTTTTTCTGGGAGGCATGATATTCCTGGCTGCTTTTATTTTGTTTATTAATGTGGGCAGGCGAATGAAAGCCCCGCAGGCGAAAGCGCCCAAGATAATCGTTGATAATTACAAGAAAAAGCAGGCGCCTTTTTTCGATGCGACAGGAGCGCATGCTGGTGCCCTCCTTGGTGATGTGCTTCACGATCCTTTTCAGAGCGGCGGATTGGGCACCCCTGCGAATGAGAGGGTTGTGGCAGGGATGATCCATAAAGCCAACAAGGGAGTATTATTTGTGGATGAAATTGCTACTTTGGACAGAGTTACGCAGCAGGAATTATTGAGCGCCCTTCAGGAGAGAAAGTTTTCTATTACAGGCCAGTCTGAGAGAAGTGCAGGGGCAATGGTAAGGACAGAGCCTGTGCCATGTGATTTTGTCCTGGTAGCTGCAGGCAACCTTGAAACTGTCAAGAATATGCATCCAGCTTTGAGAAGCAGAATCAGAGGATACGGCTATGAAGTTTTTATGGAAGAAACCATAAAAGACACCCCAGAAAACAGGGACAAGATCGCGGTATTTGTGGCGCAGGAGGTTTTCAAAGACAAGAGGATTCCCCATTTTGACAGGGGAGCGGTACATACTGTGATTGAGGAAGCCAGAAGAAGGGCAAACAGGAAAGGCCATTTGACGCTGAGATTGAGGGATTTGGGAGGATTGGTGAGGGCTGCGGGCGACATTGCTATTGAAGAAAAAGCCAAGCTTGTAAAGAAAGAGCATGTAAATAAGGCTAAGCGCTTAGCCAGGCCATTAGAGAAGCAGCTTGCTGATAAGTATATAGAGAAAAGAAAGCAATACCAGGTGATTGTTACTGAAGGCAAGAAGATAGGAAGGGTCAACGGGATGGCTGTTATAGGAGGGGCAGATGCGTTTTCAGGCATTATCCTGCCTATAGAGGCGCAGGTAACCGCAGGGGGCAAGAAAAGAGATGTGGTCGCTACAGGCAAATTGGGCGATATTGCAAAAGAGGCTGTGAAGAATGTGTCTGCCATAATAATGAAATATTTCGGTGAGGACATAAAGGAAACCTATGACATTTATGTGCAGTTTCTGCAGACTTATGAAGGAGTTGAGGGCGATTCTGCATCTATTGCTGTTGCAGTGGGCATTATCTCCTCGTTCAGAGATATTCCTGTAAGGCAGGACACTGCCATGACCGGCTCTTTGTCTGTAAGGGGCGAGGTGCTGCCCATAGGAGGAGTGAGCTCCAAGGTAGAAGCTGCAATTGAGGCTGGCCTTAAACAGGTGATAGTGCCTAAGTCTAATCTGCATGATATTGTTATAGACAAGGATGAGCTCAAGAAAATAAAGATAATCCCTGTTGGCAGCCTGGGAGAAGTTCTTAAAGTAGCTTTGGACTGGAAAGGAAAGCAGGAGATTTTGGATAAAATACTGAAGAAATAG